From a region of the Chthonomonas sp. genome:
- the tkt gene encoding transketolase encodes MSATTTSSLDLTCINVLRGLCIDAVQRANSGHPGLPLGAMPMAYTVWSRHLRHAPTRPTWINRDRFILSAGHGSMLLYALLHVTGYDLSLEELKNFRQWGSKTPGHPENHLTPGVEMATGALGQGVATSVGMAIAEASLAAHTGIIDHYTYVLCSDGDLMEGVAQEAASLAGHLQLGKLIWLYDDNKISIDGSTEIAFTEDTGVKFAAMGWQVIRVSDGMDVEQIDAAIREAQRDSERPSLIICPTTIGFGSPTFAGSEKSHGSPLGVEEVRLTKLALGLPADEDFYLPNDALAEMRGAVKRGEELVREWDARVAQSGIDFDKLVDPSKISLPAFTDPIATRNATGAALNAILPGTLNLLSGSADLSNNVFTTLKGAGRFAPEDRKGRNVAYGVREHAMAAAANGITLHGGCKAVCGTFLIFSDYCKPSIRLAALMQCPTLFTFSHDSIGLGEDGPTHQPIEQLAMLRAIPGLNVMRPADANETVACWMRAFEETHTPSLIATSRQALPIVTPAPGQDHPSRKGAYVIHEPTATPRLNLVASGSEVSLALKAAETLASEGIPTRVINLVSWHDFDRLDASERNTILDRSLPTMSVEAGSTMGWSRYADRTIGIDTFGASAPGPLVMEKFGFSVENVVAQAHDLVNSRQR; translated from the coding sequence GTGAGCGCGACCACCACTTCTTCCCTCGATCTGACCTGCATCAACGTCTTGCGAGGGCTTTGCATCGACGCCGTCCAACGGGCAAATTCGGGGCACCCGGGCCTGCCATTGGGAGCGATGCCCATGGCCTACACCGTGTGGTCTCGGCACTTGCGACACGCGCCCACTAGGCCGACGTGGATCAACCGCGATCGGTTCATTCTGTCCGCTGGTCATGGCTCAATGCTGCTCTACGCGCTGCTCCATGTGACCGGCTATGACCTTTCACTCGAAGAGCTGAAGAACTTCCGACAGTGGGGAAGCAAGACACCGGGTCATCCCGAGAACCATTTGACACCAGGGGTCGAGATGGCCACAGGCGCGCTCGGGCAAGGCGTTGCCACCAGCGTTGGGATGGCCATCGCCGAGGCATCGCTAGCCGCTCACACCGGCATCATCGATCATTACACCTACGTGCTTTGCTCGGACGGTGACCTCATGGAGGGCGTGGCGCAAGAGGCGGCTTCGCTCGCGGGTCACCTACAACTTGGAAAGCTGATCTGGCTCTACGACGATAACAAGATTTCGATTGACGGCAGCACCGAGATCGCGTTCACGGAAGATACCGGGGTGAAGTTCGCGGCCATGGGCTGGCAAGTCATTCGCGTCAGCGACGGCATGGATGTCGAGCAGATCGATGCGGCAATTCGAGAAGCGCAGCGCGACTCCGAACGTCCCAGCCTCATCATCTGCCCGACCACAATCGGCTTTGGCAGTCCAACCTTTGCTGGCAGTGAGAAATCGCATGGATCGCCGCTTGGAGTGGAAGAGGTTCGCCTGACGAAGCTCGCTCTGGGACTCCCTGCCGACGAGGATTTCTACCTGCCGAATGATGCGCTGGCTGAGATGCGCGGAGCCGTCAAACGAGGAGAGGAACTAGTCCGCGAGTGGGACGCCAGGGTGGCCCAGTCCGGCATCGATTTTGACAAACTCGTTGACCCGAGCAAGATCTCGCTCCCTGCGTTCACCGACCCCATCGCCACGCGCAACGCCACCGGAGCGGCGCTGAATGCGATCCTGCCCGGGACGCTGAACCTGCTCTCCGGATCGGCAGACCTGAGCAATAACGTCTTCACCACGCTCAAAGGGGCGGGTCGGTTTGCGCCGGAGGACCGCAAAGGGCGGAACGTAGCTTACGGTGTGCGCGAGCATGCGATGGCCGCGGCCGCGAATGGCATCACCCTACACGGGGGATGCAAGGCCGTCTGCGGAACTTTCCTCATCTTCAGCGATTACTGCAAACCGTCGATCCGGCTTGCCGCCCTCATGCAGTGCCCCACCCTGTTCACGTTCTCGCACGATTCGATCGGACTAGGCGAGGACGGTCCGACCCACCAGCCGATCGAGCAACTGGCGATGCTGCGCGCGATTCCCGGCTTGAATGTCATGCGCCCGGCCGACGCCAATGAGACCGTAGCGTGCTGGATGCGCGCATTTGAGGAGACGCACACCCCGTCACTCATTGCGACGTCGCGTCAGGCGCTGCCCATCGTTACTCCCGCCCCGGGCCAAGATCACCCGAGCCGCAAGGGCGCATACGTGATTCACGAGCCAACCGCGACGCCACGGCTCAACCTCGTGGCGAGCGGCAGCGAAGTGAGCCTCGCGCTCAAGGCTGCGGAAACTCTCGCCAGCGAGGGCATTCCCACCCGCGTGATCAACCTGGTGTCGTGGCACGACTTCGACCGGCTGGATGCCTCGGAGCGCAACACGATTCTGGACCGGTCGCTACCCACGATGAGCGTTGAGGCAGGATCGACGATGGGGTGGTCGCGATATGCGGACCGCACGATCGGCATCGACACTTTCGGGGCGTCTGCGCCTGGCCCGCTCGTGATGGAGAAATTTGGCTTCTCCGTCGAAAACGTGGTCGCTCAGGCTCATGATCTAGTTAACTCGAGGCAAAGATGA
- a CDS encoding HD domain-containing protein: MDLSSILHATQRDAVQALLGALDIHVPGEADHAQRVAVYAVATAHALGLDESELADIRRGAMLHDIGKIQVDREILTKLGELTDEDFKVIKAHSHLAETMLEELPWMVPALAMIRHHHERWDGQGYPDGLQGERIPLGARIIAVAEAFDQMTQESGWRDPISAGEALAEIHRNAGKQFDPDVVEAFGKVQPIIQPVSLHRDGI, translated from the coding sequence ATGGACCTATCGAGCATCTTACATGCAACACAGCGGGACGCCGTCCAGGCCCTGCTCGGCGCGCTGGACATCCACGTTCCTGGCGAGGCCGATCATGCGCAGAGGGTCGCGGTCTACGCGGTCGCTACCGCGCATGCCCTCGGACTCGATGAATCGGAGCTTGCCGACATACGCCGGGGGGCCATGCTGCACGACATCGGCAAGATCCAAGTGGATCGTGAGATACTCACCAAACTGGGAGAACTCACGGATGAGGATTTCAAGGTGATCAAAGCGCACTCACACCTGGCTGAGACGATGTTGGAAGAGCTGCCATGGATGGTTCCTGCGCTGGCGATGATTCGCCACCACCACGAGCGCTGGGACGGCCAGGGCTACCCCGATGGACTCCAGGGCGAGCGAATCCCGCTCGGCGCTCGCATCATCGCCGTTGCCGAGGCGTTCGATCAGATGACCCAGGAGTCCGGTTGGCGTGATCCCATCAGCGCAGGTGAGGCCCTCGCCGAAATCCATCGCAATGCGGGCAAGCAGTTCGACCCGGACGTGGTCGAGGCATTCGGTAAGGTTCAGCCGATTATCCAGCCCGTCTCACTTCATCGTGACGGAATCTGA
- the tatA gene encoding twin-arginine translocase TatA/TatE family subunit, which yields MTIFLSSSLALFGGGSEWLIVGLVVLLLFGGSKIPQLMRGIGQGAGEFQRGIREGRKPEDEKKES from the coding sequence ATGACGATTTTCCTTTCATCTAGCTTGGCTCTCTTTGGCGGCGGCTCCGAATGGCTGATCGTCGGTCTCGTCGTGCTGCTGTTGTTCGGTGGCTCCAAGATCCCGCAACTCATGCGCGGCATCGGCCAGGGCGCGGGAGAGTTCCAACGCGGGATTCGCGAAGGACGCAAGCCCGAAGACGAGAAGAAGGAGTCGTAA
- the tatA gene encoding twin-arginine translocase TatA/TatE family subunit, producing MFGGVPEWLILLMVVLLLFGGKQIPQMMRGIGKGLGELQKGVEDSKRMLNEAAMEANEPAPAKPTPAVLPTPEASTEAKSEPSP from the coding sequence ATGTTTGGTGGCGTGCCAGAGTGGCTAATCCTTCTCATGGTCGTGCTGCTGCTTTTTGGCGGCAAGCAGATCCCCCAGATGATGCGCGGCATCGGCAAAGGTCTAGGCGAACTTCAAAAAGGAGTCGAGGACAGCAAGCGGATGCTGAATGAAGCGGCCATGGAGGCGAACGAGCCTGCACCCGCAAAGCCAACTCCCGCAGTGCTGCCTACCCCCGAGGCTTCGACCGAAGCGAAGAGCGAGCCCTCTCCGTAG
- a CDS encoding glycosyltransferase family 2 protein yields MADGEIPQTSLSVLIVNWNTREWLVRCIDSIHRFPPGVPYEIIVVDNASSDGSAEAVREMGITLRAEQTNHGYARGNNLAFQVARGDWLLTLNPDTEVTEGALDTALERLRNHPKHACLGAKLIDPEPPYASQRSVRGFPSVLGILGMLTGLDKRFPRGTLGSYSLPGFDYELEQNAPQPMGTFLLFRRAALATIGDPTSPFDERFPIFFNEVDLLARLAKNGWSTLYCPEVQIVHLGGASTRQARPQMIWESHRSLIRYLVKHTRRTARLLLPGLALVIWLGAWVRARSYHRGFRA; encoded by the coding sequence ATGGCGGATGGCGAAATCCCACAGACCAGTCTGAGCGTCCTCATTGTCAATTGGAACACCCGCGAATGGCTCGTGCGGTGTATCGATTCCATCCATCGCTTTCCTCCCGGCGTCCCGTACGAGATCATCGTCGTCGATAACGCCAGCAGCGATGGCAGCGCCGAAGCCGTCCGTGAGATGGGCATCACGCTGCGTGCCGAGCAAACGAACCACGGCTACGCGCGCGGCAACAACCTCGCCTTCCAGGTGGCGCGCGGCGACTGGCTCCTGACACTCAATCCCGATACTGAGGTGACAGAGGGAGCGCTGGATACCGCACTCGAACGGTTGCGGAACCATCCCAAGCACGCGTGCCTGGGCGCCAAGCTCATCGATCCCGAACCTCCCTATGCGTCTCAGCGATCCGTCCGAGGTTTTCCCAGCGTGCTGGGGATTCTCGGCATGCTGACCGGGCTGGACAAGCGCTTCCCACGGGGCACCTTGGGTTCATACTCGCTCCCCGGATTCGACTATGAGCTGGAGCAGAACGCACCCCAACCGATGGGGACTTTCTTACTCTTCCGGCGCGCGGCGCTGGCGACGATCGGCGATCCGACTTCCCCATTCGACGAGCGTTTTCCGATCTTCTTCAATGAAGTGGACCTCTTGGCGCGGCTGGCGAAGAACGGTTGGAGCACGCTCTACTGCCCCGAGGTCCAGATTGTCCATCTGGGGGGCGCGAGCACTCGGCAGGCTCGTCCGCAGATGATTTGGGAGTCTCATCGAAGCCTCATCCGGTATCTTGTGAAGCACACCCGGAGGACAGCGCGGCTTCTATTGCCTGGCCTGGCCCTGGTGATTTGGCTTGGCGCGTGGGTGCGCGCCCGGAGTTATCATCGCGGATTTAGAGCTTAG
- a CDS encoding glycosyltransferase family 2 protein, which translates to MARGCAPGVIIADLELSITICSWNAREDLRACLASLRDRANEARFETIVIENNSEDGSGDMVAQEFPEVRLFRQGVNLGFCGGHNVGVGHMLGKHWFCLNSDTIVHEGALRRMIDCLEANSEIAILGPKLLNTDGSLQYSVRRFPNPVAALFRNTLLGRLWPSNPFTRTYLMKDFDHDAPIDADWVSGAAFMMSRRALDSVGTFDPEYYMFCEDVDLCFRCHRAGFRVHYLPTAHVTHHIGRSTDKAPNRMIVRFHKSMYLFFKRNQIRDFAPLARPLMLFVAASGLTLRASAFIIKNLIDRLGRRLRR; encoded by the coding sequence TTGGCGCGTGGGTGCGCGCCCGGAGTTATCATCGCGGATTTAGAGCTTAGCATCACGATCTGTAGCTGGAATGCGCGCGAAGACTTGCGGGCATGCCTCGCTTCCCTGCGAGACCGTGCCAACGAGGCGCGGTTTGAGACCATCGTCATCGAGAACAACTCGGAAGACGGCAGCGGCGACATGGTGGCTCAGGAATTCCCCGAGGTTCGGCTGTTCCGACAGGGGGTGAACCTTGGTTTCTGCGGCGGCCATAACGTTGGAGTCGGGCACATGCTCGGCAAACACTGGTTCTGCCTCAACTCCGATACGATCGTTCACGAAGGAGCGTTGCGGCGCATGATCGACTGCCTGGAAGCAAACTCCGAGATCGCGATCCTTGGCCCCAAACTCTTGAACACCGACGGCTCGCTCCAGTACAGCGTCCGACGTTTCCCGAACCCCGTGGCAGCCCTGTTCCGGAACACGTTGCTAGGCAGGCTGTGGCCTTCGAACCCCTTCACGCGCACCTACCTGATGAAGGACTTCGACCACGATGCGCCGATCGACGCCGATTGGGTGAGTGGGGCGGCGTTCATGATGTCACGTCGCGCGCTCGACAGCGTCGGCACCTTTGACCCCGAGTACTACATGTTCTGCGAAGATGTTGACCTCTGCTTTCGTTGCCACCGAGCCGGATTTCGGGTCCACTACTTACCAACCGCCCACGTGACCCACCACATTGGCCGCAGCACCGACAAGGCTCCGAACCGGATGATCGTCCGGTTTCACAAGTCGATGTATCTCTTTTTCAAACGGAACCAGATCCGTGATTTTGCGCCGCTCGCACGACCGCTCATGCTGTTCGTCGCGGCGAGCGGACTGACCTTGCGGGCTAGCGCGTTCATCATCAAAAACCTAATCGACCGGCTGGGCCGGAGGCTACGGCGATGA